In one Inquilinus sp. Marseille-Q2685 genomic region, the following are encoded:
- a CDS encoding glucose/quinate/shikimate family membrane-bound PQQ-dependent dehydrogenase: protein MPERSGSRAMLWLSGLVIILLGFALGAGGIWLLGLGGSWYYLAAGFGFVLTGLLLLFRSPAALWVYAVVVLGTIAWALDEIGLDWWPLAARGDVVFLVGLWLLMPWITRSLRRDPADPPPAAWRGAGLPLAVALLIGAVAGIAAMVTDRHDRPGELPTAQGPAPQDYGGVPDGDWHAYGRSSYGNRWSPLTQLTPENVGQLQVAWHFRTGDVRGPDDPGETTYEVTPIKVHDTLYLCTPHNFVIALDAESGREKWRYDPKISQSKALQHLTCRGVSYHEAAGAQAASSGDCSRRIFMPTADARLIALDADTGRPCPGFGENGQVDLWQGMPERQEGMYYSTSPPVVTRDLVIIAGNVSDNVSVKMPSGVIRAYDATTGRLVWAWDPGRPDRTEPLGPGETYVASSPNSWSISSADEGLGLIYIPMGNQPPDQWGGRRTPEAERYSSAIVALEIATGKPRWVFQTVHHDLWDMDIGSQPSLIDLDLPRGKVPALVAPTKRGDIYVLDRRTGEPVIPVEERPVPQGAAEGDHAAPTQPFSALTFLPDRPLEERDMWGATMFDQLLCRIQFRSLRYEGIFTPPSEQGSLVYPGNFGIFDWGGIAVDPVRQVAFANPDYMAFVDRLIRRENASSEGKQESAQEPSGGSDIEGTQETGGVNPNYGAPFMVALNAFLSPLGLPCQAPPWGYVAGVDLRSGKVVYQHKNGTIRDSSPVPLPFRMGVPSLGGPIMTAGGVAFLTSTLDQYVRAYDVTSGRQLWEDRLPAGGQATPMTYRSEQSGRQFVVVVAGGHGSLGTKAGDSIIAYALPR from the coding sequence ATGCCGGAACGAAGCGGCTCGCGGGCGATGCTCTGGCTCTCCGGGCTCGTCATCATCCTGCTCGGTTTCGCCCTCGGGGCCGGCGGTATCTGGCTGCTCGGCCTCGGCGGATCCTGGTACTACTTGGCCGCCGGCTTCGGCTTCGTCCTGACCGGCCTGCTGCTGCTGTTCCGCAGCCCTGCGGCGCTGTGGGTCTATGCCGTGGTGGTGCTCGGCACCATCGCCTGGGCGCTGGACGAGATCGGCCTCGACTGGTGGCCGCTGGCGGCGCGCGGCGACGTCGTCTTCCTGGTCGGCCTGTGGCTGCTGATGCCCTGGATCACGCGCAGCCTCCGCCGCGACCCGGCGGATCCGCCGCCGGCGGCCTGGCGCGGCGCCGGCCTGCCGCTTGCCGTGGCGCTGCTGATCGGTGCCGTCGCCGGCATCGCCGCCATGGTCACCGACCGGCACGACCGGCCGGGCGAGCTGCCAACGGCCCAGGGACCGGCGCCGCAGGACTACGGCGGCGTTCCGGACGGCGACTGGCACGCCTATGGCCGCTCCTCATACGGCAACCGCTGGTCGCCGCTGACTCAGCTCACGCCGGAGAACGTCGGCCAGCTGCAGGTCGCCTGGCATTTTCGCACCGGCGATGTCCGCGGCCCGGACGATCCCGGAGAGACCACCTACGAGGTCACGCCGATCAAGGTCCACGACACGCTGTACCTGTGCACGCCGCACAATTTCGTGATCGCGCTGGACGCCGAGAGCGGACGCGAGAAGTGGCGCTACGACCCCAAGATCTCGCAATCGAAAGCCCTGCAGCACCTGACCTGCCGCGGCGTCTCCTACCACGAGGCGGCGGGCGCCCAGGCGGCATCGTCCGGCGATTGCAGCCGCCGCATCTTCATGCCAACCGCCGACGCCCGGCTGATCGCGCTCGACGCCGATACCGGCCGGCCCTGCCCCGGCTTCGGCGAGAACGGGCAGGTCGACCTGTGGCAGGGCATGCCGGAGCGGCAGGAAGGCATGTACTACTCGACCTCGCCGCCGGTGGTGACCCGCGACCTCGTCATCATCGCCGGCAATGTCAGCGACAACGTCTCGGTGAAGATGCCGTCGGGCGTGATCCGCGCCTATGACGCAACCACCGGCCGGCTGGTCTGGGCCTGGGATCCCGGACGGCCGGACCGGACCGAGCCGCTGGGCCCTGGCGAGACCTATGTCGCCAGCTCGCCGAACAGCTGGAGCATCTCCAGCGCCGACGAGGGGCTGGGCCTGATCTACATCCCGATGGGCAACCAGCCGCCCGACCAGTGGGGCGGAAGGCGCACGCCGGAGGCCGAGCGCTATTCCAGCGCGATCGTGGCGCTGGAGATCGCCACCGGCAAGCCGCGCTGGGTGTTCCAGACCGTGCATCACGACCTCTGGGACATGGATATCGGCTCCCAGCCCAGCCTGATCGACCTCGACCTGCCGCGGGGCAAGGTGCCGGCGCTGGTGGCGCCGACCAAGCGCGGCGACATCTATGTCCTTGATCGCCGCACCGGCGAGCCGGTGATCCCGGTGGAGGAGCGTCCGGTGCCGCAGGGTGCGGCCGAAGGCGACCACGCGGCGCCGACCCAGCCCTTCTCCGCCCTCACCTTCCTGCCCGACCGCCCGCTCGAGGAGCGCGACATGTGGGGCGCGACGATGTTCGACCAGCTGCTGTGCCGGATTCAGTTCCGGTCGCTGCGCTACGAGGGCATCTTCACGCCGCCGTCGGAACAGGGGTCGCTGGTCTATCCGGGCAATTTCGGCATCTTCGACTGGGGCGGCATCGCCGTCGACCCGGTGCGCCAGGTGGCGTTCGCCAACCCGGACTACATGGCCTTCGTCGACCGGCTGATCCGGCGTGAGAACGCCTCGTCCGAAGGCAAGCAGGAAAGCGCACAGGAACCGTCCGGCGGATCGGATATCGAGGGCACGCAGGAGACCGGCGGCGTCAACCCGAACTACGGCGCGCCCTTCATGGTGGCCTTGAACGCCTTCCTGTCGCCGCTCGGCCTACCCTGTCAGGCGCCGCCCTGGGGCTACGTCGCCGGGGTCGACCTGCGCAGCGGCAAGGTCGTCTACCAGCACAAGAACGGCACGATCCGCGACAGCTCGCCGGTGCCCCTGCCCTTCCGCATGGGCGTGCCCAGCCTGGGCGGGCCGATCATGACAGCGGGCGGCGTCGCCTTCCTGACCTCGACTCTCGACCAGTATGTCCGCGCCTATGACGTGACCTCCGGCCGGCAGCTCTGGGAAGACCGGCTGCCGGCGGGGGGGCAGGCCACGCCGATGACCTACCGCTCGGAGCAGAGCGGGCGGCAGTTCGTGGTCGTGGTCGCCGGCGGACACGGCTCGCTGGGTACGAAGGCCGGGGATTCGATCATCGCCTACGCCCTGCCGCGCTGA
- a CDS encoding DHA2 family efflux MFS transporter permease subunit: protein MSAAAEAAGSRSAAGGRNPWLIAGVVSIATFMEVLDTSIANVALRHIAGGLAAGQDESTWVLTSYLVANAVVLPISGWLSGVVGRKRFYMICVALFTVSSLLCGMATSLEMLIFCRVLQGLGGGGLAPSEQSILADSFPPEKRAQAFGIYAIAVIVAPTFGPTIGGWITDNYSWHWIFLINVPMGIASLILVQWLLVEPEVLKRERREALAGGLKVDWIGLLLVALWLGCLEVMLDNGQREDWFDSAFITVFASISFVSLALLVPWELSRKDPIVDIRLVLRRQFGTTCLVMLAVGAILYSSTQILPQLLQEQYGYTATWAGLALMPGGLVMFVLMPISSRLTNLVSPKYLIMGGLTVVALAMWHFTTLSPEAGFTYFAWSRVFQMIGLPFLFLPITTASYADLPPDKTGQAAALINVARNLGGSIGVSLSTTLLAQNAQLHQTHLAGHASPSALAYQLGLDQATGHFLAQGAAEATARQQAFDWIGQLVEDQASLLSYIDVFQALAIVALLMIPAALLLRRGRFGGAAAH, encoded by the coding sequence ATGAGCGCCGCGGCGGAGGCTGCCGGCAGCCGTTCCGCGGCCGGCGGCCGCAATCCATGGCTGATCGCCGGCGTGGTCTCGATCGCGACCTTCATGGAGGTTCTGGACACTTCGATCGCCAATGTCGCGCTGCGCCACATCGCCGGAGGGCTGGCCGCCGGCCAGGACGAGAGCACCTGGGTGCTGACCAGCTATCTCGTCGCTAATGCCGTGGTTCTGCCGATCAGCGGCTGGCTGTCGGGCGTCGTCGGGCGGAAGCGCTTCTACATGATCTGCGTCGCCCTGTTCACGGTCAGCTCGTTGCTGTGCGGCATGGCGACCAGCCTGGAGATGCTGATCTTCTGCCGGGTGCTGCAGGGCCTCGGCGGCGGCGGCCTGGCGCCCAGCGAGCAGTCGATCCTGGCCGACAGCTTCCCGCCGGAGAAGCGGGCCCAGGCCTTCGGCATCTACGCCATCGCGGTGATCGTCGCCCCGACCTTCGGGCCGACCATCGGTGGCTGGATCACCGACAACTACTCCTGGCACTGGATCTTCCTGATCAACGTGCCGATGGGCATCGCGTCGTTGATCCTGGTGCAGTGGCTGCTGGTCGAGCCCGAGGTGCTGAAGCGGGAGCGCCGCGAGGCGCTGGCCGGCGGATTGAAGGTCGACTGGATCGGGTTGCTGCTGGTCGCGCTCTGGCTCGGCTGCCTCGAGGTCATGCTCGACAACGGCCAGCGCGAGGACTGGTTCGATTCCGCCTTCATCACCGTCTTCGCCAGCATCTCCTTCGTGTCGCTGGCCCTGCTGGTGCCGTGGGAGCTGTCGCGCAAGGACCCGATCGTCGACATCCGGCTGGTGCTGCGTCGGCAGTTCGGCACCACCTGCCTGGTGATGCTGGCGGTCGGCGCCATCCTCTACAGCTCGACCCAGATCCTGCCGCAGCTGCTGCAGGAGCAGTACGGCTACACCGCCACCTGGGCCGGCCTCGCCCTGATGCCGGGCGGCCTGGTGATGTTCGTGCTGATGCCGATCTCCTCCCGCCTCACCAACCTGGTGTCGCCGAAATACCTGATCATGGGCGGGCTGACGGTGGTGGCGCTGGCGATGTGGCACTTCACCACCCTGTCGCCCGAGGCGGGCTTTACCTATTTCGCCTGGTCGCGGGTGTTCCAGATGATCGGGCTGCCGTTCCTGTTCCTGCCGATCACCACCGCCTCCTATGCCGACCTGCCGCCGGACAAGACCGGCCAGGCGGCGGCGCTGATCAATGTGGCGCGCAATCTCGGCGGCTCGATCGGCGTCTCGCTGTCGACCACCCTCCTGGCCCAGAACGCACAGCTGCACCAGACCCATCTGGCCGGCCACGCCTCGCCGTCGGCGCTGGCGTATCAGCTGGGGCTGGACCAGGCGACCGGGCATTTCCTGGCCCAGGGCGCAGCCGAGGCGACGGCGCGGCAGCAGGCTTTCGACTGGATCGGCCAGCTGGTCGAGGATCAGGCTTCGCTGCTGTCCTATATCGACGTATTCCAGGCGCTCGCCATCGTCGCCCTGCTGATGATTCCGGCGGCGCTGCTGCTGCGTCGCGGGCGGTTCGGCGGGGCCGCCGCCCATTGA
- a CDS encoding HlyD family secretion protein: MAPDDATRQGAAGTSAPDDRDLAAPEDRRGVFARHRRAILIGSVAAAVLLAGAAGWWLHARNYESTDDAFIDARTVAVSPQVSGAIVDVPVTDNQPVEAGAVLARIDDRDYAAALAQARAKVDQAKADIGDVAAQIEAQTAKVDQSRLQVAAAQAALQFAEDENKRAQDLVRTAAGTRQRADQASTDLRQRQAEFDGARASLTAADKQLGVLRAQAQSAAAALEQAEASLQQARANQDRTVLTAPVAGRVAKLSAAKGAYASPGQSLMMLVPREVWVTANFKETQLDLMRPGQPVSISIDAYPDRDFPGHVDSQQFGSGTAFALLPAENATGNYVKVVQRVPVKIVFDDPPDLPLGPGMSVVPTVTVR; the protein is encoded by the coding sequence ATGGCACCAGACGACGCAACCCGTCAGGGCGCCGCCGGCACCTCGGCGCCCGATGACCGGGATTTGGCCGCGCCGGAGGACCGTCGCGGCGTCTTCGCCAGGCATCGGCGCGCCATCCTGATCGGCTCGGTCGCGGCCGCGGTGCTGCTGGCCGGGGCGGCCGGCTGGTGGCTGCACGCCCGCAACTACGAAAGCACCGACGACGCTTTCATCGACGCCCGCACGGTCGCCGTCAGCCCGCAGGTCAGCGGCGCCATCGTCGATGTGCCGGTGACCGACAACCAGCCGGTCGAGGCTGGTGCCGTGCTGGCCCGGATCGACGACCGCGACTACGCTGCCGCCCTCGCCCAGGCCCGGGCCAAGGTCGACCAGGCGAAGGCCGACATCGGCGATGTCGCGGCCCAGATCGAAGCGCAGACGGCGAAGGTGGACCAGTCCCGGCTGCAGGTCGCCGCCGCCCAGGCGGCGCTGCAATTCGCCGAGGACGAGAACAAGCGGGCCCAGGACCTGGTGCGGACCGCCGCCGGCACCCGGCAGCGGGCGGACCAGGCGTCGACCGACCTGCGGCAGCGCCAGGCCGAATTCGACGGCGCCCGGGCGTCGCTGACCGCCGCGGACAAGCAGCTCGGCGTGCTGCGGGCCCAGGCCCAGAGCGCCGCGGCGGCGCTGGAGCAGGCCGAGGCCTCGCTGCAGCAGGCCCGGGCCAACCAGGACCGGACCGTGCTGACGGCGCCGGTCGCCGGCCGCGTGGCCAAGCTGTCGGCGGCCAAGGGCGCCTACGCCTCGCCCGGCCAAAGCCTTATGATGCTGGTGCCGCGCGAGGTCTGGGTCACCGCCAATTTCAAGGAGACGCAGCTCGACCTGATGCGCCCCGGCCAGCCGGTGTCGATCTCGATCGACGCCTATCCCGACCGCGACTTCCCGGGCCATGTCGACAGCCAGCAGTTCGGCAGCGGCACCGCCTTCGCCCTGCTGCCGGCGGAGAACGCCACCGGCAACTACGTCAAGGTGGTGCAGCGGGTACCGGTCAAGATCGTGTTCGACGACCCGCCGGACCTGCCGCTCGGGCCCGGCATGTCGGTGGTGCCGACCGTGACGGTGCGATGA
- a CDS encoding diacylglycerol kinase family protein: protein MEISLFHNPKAGDGDWSPDKLVRLLEMSGFAPVHISTRGKELERALENPHDLVVIAGGDGAVAEIVRALHGRGHTVAILPTGSSNNIARALGIVEEPRHIVAGLAKAKRTPLRIGVVEGPEWTRNFVEAVGMGPLVTAIRQGAAGGKEHGSDLVGERRQELRDIIADCEPLDVSLAVDGKRLDEKMLMLEVMNLPMIGPNLLLAPEADPGDAHLDVAWLPAAKRRSMLAWLKDPEARGSPLRRVKAERVELHPQGGSVHVDDKAVEGGEATLIIRIEPKPVTVLIPGDDE from the coding sequence ATGGAGATCTCGCTGTTCCACAACCCGAAGGCCGGCGACGGCGACTGGTCGCCGGACAAGCTGGTCCGCCTGCTGGAGATGTCGGGCTTCGCCCCGGTGCATATCTCGACCCGCGGCAAGGAGCTGGAACGGGCGCTGGAGAATCCGCACGATCTGGTTGTGATCGCCGGCGGCGACGGCGCCGTGGCCGAGATCGTGCGGGCGCTGCACGGCCGGGGCCACACCGTCGCCATCCTGCCGACCGGCAGCTCCAACAACATCGCGCGGGCGCTCGGCATCGTCGAAGAGCCGCGCCACATCGTCGCCGGCTTGGCCAAGGCGAAGCGCACGCCGCTCCGGATCGGTGTGGTGGAAGGGCCGGAATGGACCCGCAACTTCGTCGAGGCGGTCGGGATGGGTCCTCTGGTGACCGCAATCCGGCAAGGCGCCGCCGGCGGCAAGGAGCATGGCTCGGACCTGGTCGGGGAACGGCGGCAGGAGTTGCGCGACATCATCGCCGATTGCGAGCCGCTCGATGTCAGCCTGGCCGTCGACGGCAAGCGGCTGGACGAAAAGATGCTGATGCTCGAAGTGATGAACCTTCCGATGATCGGGCCGAACCTGCTGCTGGCGCCGGAAGCCGACCCCGGGGACGCGCATCTCGACGTGGCCTGGCTGCCGGCGGCGAAGCGCCGCTCGATGCTGGCCTGGCTGAAGGACCCGGAGGCCCGAGGGTCTCCGCTGCGCCGGGTGAAGGCTGAGCGGGTCGAGTTGCATCCGCAGGGCGGCAGCGTTCACGTCGACGACAAGGCCGTCGAAGGCGGCGAGGCCACGCTGATCATCCGCATCGAGCCCAAGCCGGTGACCGTCCTCATTCCTGGAGACGACGAATGA
- a CDS encoding inositol monophosphatase translates to MTSDDLPAARLEQWEETAIEFARLAGAEIVASLGRTFSVRYKTGAGQGDDLLFRDPVSEVDQRVESLIRARLAELYPDHGIIGEEMEDHPAGPDSPVWAIDPVDGTTNFVNGLPLFAASIGVLHRGRPVIGAVWCSTSHALRSGVYHACGRGPLSFDGAKLEVGPNPAVRRRLAGEPRLDPGTVLPWETRKTGSAAIECAFVAAGLLEVARFERPNVWDVAGGLCLVAAAGGTAFTLSDQERGWERFTGFGDDPRGWHGQLVIGTEAAAIRRKDAAA, encoded by the coding sequence ATGACCAGCGACGACCTGCCCGCAGCCCGGCTGGAGCAGTGGGAGGAGACGGCGATCGAATTCGCCCGGCTCGCCGGGGCCGAGATCGTCGCCTCGCTCGGCCGGACCTTCAGCGTCCGGTACAAGACCGGGGCGGGGCAGGGAGACGACCTGCTGTTCCGGGATCCGGTGTCGGAGGTCGACCAGCGGGTGGAATCCCTGATCCGGGCACGCCTCGCCGAGCTCTACCCCGACCACGGCATCATCGGCGAGGAGATGGAGGATCATCCAGCCGGGCCCGACAGCCCGGTCTGGGCGATCGATCCGGTCGACGGAACCACCAATTTCGTCAATGGCTTGCCGCTGTTTGCTGCGTCGATCGGGGTGCTGCATCGCGGCCGGCCGGTGATCGGCGCCGTGTGGTGCTCGACCAGCCATGCCTTGCGCTCCGGCGTCTATCACGCCTGCGGCCGCGGCCCGCTGAGCTTCGACGGGGCGAAGCTCGAGGTCGGCCCGAACCCGGCGGTGCGCCGGCGGCTGGCGGGAGAGCCTCGTCTCGATCCCGGCACCGTGCTGCCCTGGGAGACTCGCAAGACCGGATCGGCCGCGATCGAATGCGCCTTCGTGGCCGCGGGCCTGCTGGAGGTGGCGCGCTTCGAGCGGCCGAATGTCTGGGACGTGGCCGGCGGGCTGTGCCTGGTCGCGGCCGCCGGCGGCACGGCCTTCACGCTGTCGGACCAAGAGCGGGGCTGGGAACGCTTCACCGGCTTCGGCGACGATCCCCGGGGCTGGCACGGGCAGCTGGTGATCGGCACCGAGGCCGCCGCCATCCGCCGCAAGGACGCCGCCGCCTGA
- a CDS encoding alpha-1,4-glucan--maltose-1-phosphate maltosyltransferase, producing the protein MLRTIYSLPGGLGSLSHSFLDECLPQAARMGFGHLAVAATPGTLSRSRAAIGGAVESCRRHGLGLVLDLASAASQPAHTAADDEPPDPRRPPIRAVLPDDAAFAWPAASLAAACEAGVDGFICRIASLDEARRWSEAIVETRAAGHRFWAAARALQELDQILLRDCGFDACISGIGMLEAWRRSPSGPTAAALPVITYPEPPEGTRLAARIRHTPLLRRAYLRSLRLAAATGDGLLLPMGFEFAARETPIGTAEAELQWARDAAPFDLSEEIAATVAALGRPGGKAAALRALSGPEATVVALLRTEAGVAPERAELILANTDLHRPATLQPAPVLRGIGGAFGPFTDKLGPDKLDGAPAGLAGSHPITLDAGETRVLEAPRAAPVAPAPSRVAELDLARAIRAPRVAIEAVAPSPGHPRFPVKRIAGETVRVEADVVTDGHEITAVALLWRPEDERGWREQRMSPIGNDRWAGEFPLERMGRYLFAVEAWRDVFATFLSDLRKKQLAGLDLAVEIEEGRLLVERARDACRGRIRAELEALLAGFAEAAPSERLARLQAPETAALMAKADRRPFAIRQDPPQAVDAERRAAGFASWYELFPRSASGDPHRHGTFDDVIRRLPAVRAMGFDVLYFPPIHPIGRKNRKGRNNTLTPGPDDPGSPYAIGAAEGGHDAIHPQLGTIEDFRRLRDAAAEHGLELALDFAIQCAPDHPWLREHPGWFGWRPDGTIRYAENPPKKYEDIVNVEFYAEAALPELWRVLRDIVAFWVGEGVRLFRVDNPHTKPFPFWEWLIADIRSRDPGVVFLAEAFTRPKVMYRLAKIGFSQSYTYFTWRNSKAELTSYLTELTTTAPKDFFRPHFFVNTPDINPQFLQTSGRPGFLIRAALATTLSGLWGMYNGFELCEAQAVPGKEEYLDSEKYQLRAWDWDRPGNIVAEITRLNRIRHANPALHSHLGLTFYNAFNDSILYYGKATPDRGNVLLVAINLDPHRPQEADIEIPLWEWGLPDHGALAAEELMTGRELTWHGKIQHIRLDPALPFAIWRIRPAQEV; encoded by the coding sequence ATGCTTCGCACGATCTACAGCCTTCCCGGCGGGCTTGGGTCGCTGTCGCATTCCTTCCTGGACGAATGCCTCCCGCAGGCCGCCCGGATGGGGTTCGGCCATCTGGCCGTCGCAGCGACGCCGGGCACGCTCTCCCGATCCCGAGCCGCGATCGGCGGTGCCGTCGAAAGCTGCCGCCGGCACGGGCTGGGCCTGGTCCTCGATCTCGCCTCGGCGGCTTCACAGCCGGCGCATACGGCCGCCGATGACGAGCCGCCGGATCCGCGGCGGCCCCCGATCCGGGCAGTGTTGCCGGACGACGCGGCCTTCGCCTGGCCGGCGGCATCCCTCGCCGCCGCCTGCGAAGCCGGCGTCGACGGATTCATCTGCCGGATCGCGAGCCTGGACGAGGCACGGCGATGGTCGGAGGCGATCGTGGAGACGCGCGCCGCGGGGCACCGCTTCTGGGCCGCGGCCCGGGCCCTGCAGGAGCTTGACCAGATCCTGCTGCGGGATTGCGGCTTCGATGCCTGCATCTCCGGCATCGGGATGCTGGAGGCATGGCGGCGCTCCCCATCCGGCCCGACAGCCGCGGCGCTGCCGGTGATCACCTATCCCGAGCCGCCCGAAGGTACGCGCCTGGCGGCCCGCATCCGGCATACGCCGCTGCTGCGCCGGGCCTATCTGCGCTCTCTGCGGCTGGCCGCCGCCACGGGCGACGGGCTGCTGCTGCCGATGGGCTTCGAGTTCGCCGCCCGCGAGACGCCGATCGGCACGGCCGAAGCCGAGCTGCAATGGGCGCGCGACGCCGCGCCCTTCGACCTGAGCGAGGAGATCGCGGCCACGGTCGCGGCGCTAGGCAGGCCGGGCGGCAAGGCTGCGGCGCTGCGGGCCCTCAGCGGTCCGGAGGCCACGGTGGTCGCCCTGCTGCGCACCGAGGCCGGCGTCGCCCCGGAACGGGCCGAGCTGATCCTGGCCAACACCGACCTGCACCGGCCGGCGACGCTGCAGCCGGCGCCCGTGCTGCGCGGCATCGGCGGCGCGTTCGGCCCGTTCACCGACAAGCTGGGCCCGGACAAGTTGGACGGGGCGCCGGCCGGCCTGGCCGGCAGCCATCCGATCACGCTCGACGCCGGTGAGACGCGGGTGCTGGAAGCACCGCGGGCGGCGCCGGTCGCCCCCGCCCCGTCGCGCGTTGCCGAGCTGGACCTGGCCCGCGCGATCCGGGCGCCGCGGGTGGCGATCGAGGCGGTTGCCCCCTCACCCGGCCATCCCCGCTTCCCGGTCAAGCGCATCGCCGGCGAGACCGTGCGGGTCGAGGCCGATGTTGTCACGGACGGGCACGAGATCACCGCCGTCGCCCTGCTGTGGCGGCCGGAGGACGAACGCGGCTGGCGCGAGCAGCGCATGTCGCCGATCGGCAACGACCGCTGGGCGGGCGAATTCCCGCTGGAGCGGATGGGCCGCTATCTCTTCGCCGTCGAGGCCTGGCGCGACGTCTTCGCGACCTTCCTGTCCGACCTGCGCAAGAAGCAGCTGGCCGGGCTGGACCTGGCCGTCGAGATCGAGGAAGGCCGGCTGCTGGTCGAACGGGCACGCGACGCCTGCCGCGGCCGGATCCGGGCCGAGCTAGAGGCGCTGCTGGCCGGCTTCGCCGAGGCCGCGCCGTCGGAGCGGCTGGCGCGGCTGCAGGCGCCGGAGACCGCAGCGCTGATGGCCAAGGCCGACCGCCGGCCCTTCGCCATCCGCCAGGACCCGCCGCAGGCGGTGGACGCCGAGCGCCGTGCTGCCGGCTTCGCCAGCTGGTACGAGCTGTTCCCGCGGTCGGCCAGCGGCGACCCTCACCGGCACGGCACCTTCGACGACGTGATCCGGCGGCTGCCGGCGGTCCGCGCGATGGGCTTCGACGTGCTGTATTTCCCGCCGATCCATCCGATCGGCCGGAAGAACCGCAAGGGCCGCAACAACACCCTCACCCCCGGACCGGACGATCCCGGCAGCCCCTATGCCATCGGCGCGGCCGAGGGGGGCCACGACGCGATCCACCCGCAGCTCGGCACCATCGAGGATTTCCGCCGGCTGCGCGATGCGGCGGCGGAACACGGGCTGGAGCTGGCGCTGGACTTCGCCATCCAGTGCGCCCCCGACCATCCCTGGCTGCGCGAGCATCCCGGCTGGTTCGGCTGGCGGCCGGACGGGACCATCCGCTACGCCGAGAATCCGCCGAAGAAGTACGAGGACATCGTCAATGTCGAGTTCTACGCCGAGGCGGCGCTGCCCGAGCTGTGGCGGGTGCTGCGCGACATCGTCGCCTTCTGGGTCGGCGAGGGCGTGCGGCTGTTCCGGGTCGACAACCCGCACACCAAGCCCTTCCCGTTCTGGGAGTGGCTGATCGCCGACATCCGCAGCCGCGACCCCGGCGTCGTCTTCCTGGCCGAGGCCTTCACCCGGCCGAAGGTCATGTACCGGCTGGCGAAGATCGGCTTCTCGCAGTCCTACACCTACTTCACCTGGCGCAACAGCAAGGCGGAGCTGACCAGCTACCTGACGGAGCTGACCACCACGGCGCCGAAGGACTTCTTCCGTCCGCACTTCTTCGTCAACACGCCGGACATCAACCCGCAGTTCCTGCAGACCAGCGGCCGCCCGGGCTTCCTGATCCGCGCCGCGCTGGCGACCACGCTGTCCGGGCTGTGGGGCATGTACAACGGCTTCGAGCTGTGCGAGGCGCAGGCCGTCCCGGGCAAGGAGGAATATCTCGACAGCGAGAAGTACCAGCTGCGCGCCTGGGACTGGGACCGGCCCGGCAACATCGTCGCCGAGATCACCCGGCTGAACCGGATCCGTCACGCCAACCCGGCGCTGCACAGCCATCTCGGCCTGACCTTCTACAACGCCTTCAACGACAGCATCCTCTATTACGGCAAGGCGACGCCCGACCGCGGCAACGTCCTGCTGGTCGCCATCAATCTCGACCCGCACCGGCCGCAGGAGGCCGATATCGAGATCCCGCTCTGGGAATGGGGCCTGCCCGACCACGGCGCGCTGGCGGCCGAGGAGCTGATGACCGGCCGTGAGCTCACCTGGCACGGCAAGATCCAGCACATCCGTCTCGACCCCGCCCTTCCCTTCGCGATCTGGCGCATCCGTCCGGCGCAGGAGGTGTGA